The following coding sequences lie in one Syngnathus scovelli strain Florida chromosome 1, RoL_Ssco_1.2, whole genome shotgun sequence genomic window:
- the atoh1b gene encoding protein atonal homolog 1b has translation MSTKAELPIWTQQAEEHKNWICPNSLRVFSTRTDVPEHLAPEMLSLFSTVGIPESGRVESGDTPPHCGPPRHRRVAANARERRRMHGLNKAFDELRSVIPSLENEKKLSKYDTLQMAQIYITELSELLVQHHPGSAERASCRRNMSHSHMPEQSPRGERRGSSSSHLIILGPKSELTKSTSCHCSDGESSHLSDVEESQSGGH, from the coding sequence ATGAGTACTAAAGCAGAGCTTCCAATCTGGACTCAGCAAGCGGAGGAGCATAAAAACTGGATTTGTCCCAACTCCCTGCGCGTCTTTTCCACTAGGACAGATGTGCCGGAGCACCTTGCGCCGGAGATGCTGAGCCTCTTCTCCACCGTGGGGATTCCCGAGTCCGGCCGCGTGGAGTCGGGTGACACACCACCACATTGCGGCCCGCCCAGACACCGGCGGGTGGCAGCCAACGCccgggagaggaggaggatgcaCGGCCTTAACAAAGCCTTCGACGAGTTGAGGAGCGTCATTCCCTCGCTGGAAAACGAGAAGAAGCTGTCCAAGTATGACACCCTTCAAATGGCGCAGATTTACATCACTGAGCTGTCGGAGCTCCTGGTCCAGCATCATCCGGGTTCCGCGGAAAGAGCCTCCTGCAGGAGGAACATGAGCCACAGTCACATGCCAGAGCAAAGCCCGCGGGGAGAGCGGAGGGGCTCTTCCTCTTCGCACCTCATCATACTCGGACCTAAAAGTGAGCTCACTAAAAGCACCTCCTGCCACTGCAGTGATGGAGAATCTTCTCATCTCAGTGACGTGGAGGAGAGTCAAAGTGGGGGAC